From a single Rutidosis leptorrhynchoides isolate AG116_Rl617_1_P2 chromosome 5, CSIRO_AGI_Rlap_v1, whole genome shotgun sequence genomic region:
- the LOC139849075 gene encoding serine/threonine-protein phosphatase 7 long form homolog — MSDLEWVPLVAHYLGIHIGEADLETSKIKIFTIITELYQPVGGTAESHQQRARVYMLALLRGVLFPNANSTSVTLRFMYNLLDFSPNARLSWGSAVLEQVYRNLCRSAKNKDNKGINGAMLLVQH; from the coding sequence ATGAGTGACCTAGAATGGGTTCCTCTAGTTGCACACTATTTAGGGATCCATATTGGTGAGGCAGATTTAGAAACTAGTAAAATAAAAATATTCACAATAATCACTGAGTTGTATCAGCCCGTTGGAGGCACTGCCGAGTCTCACCAACAACGGGCTAGAGTATACATGTTAGCTCTACTTCGTGGCGTTCTATTTCCTAACGCTAACAGCACCAGTGTCACGTTGAGATTTATGTATAACCTCCTCGACTTTAGTCCCAATGCTCGTTTGAGTTGGGGTAGTGCAGTTCTTGAACAAGTTTATAGAAATTTGTGTCGTTCAGCTAAGAATAAGGACAACAAGGGCATAAATGGTGCAATGCTTTTAGTACAACATTGA